Proteins encoded in a region of the Halioglobus maricola genome:
- a CDS encoding TIGR03620 family F420-dependent LLM class oxidoreductase, protein MSKPDIAKLGIWCPLENYSFDDIATFGQQAEKLGYGAIWVPEAVGRDPFVTLSALALATEEIHLATGIANLYARDAMAMKAARNSIDELSGGRLILGIGVSHGDLVSGIRQHEYGKPLTTMRNYLERMEEALYLGPQPAKQGYLVLAALREKMLGLAGSKADGAHPYFVTPDHTARAREILGPENFLAPEQKVLLETDPQKARAVSRKAMSMYLALPNYRNNLLTLGFTEADFEDGGSDRLVDAIVAWGDEAAITQRLEEHWNNGADHVCIQPLRPDGELGFDPAAIEAFAPATNTAMAG, encoded by the coding sequence GTGAGCAAACCCGACATCGCAAAGCTGGGCATCTGGTGCCCATTGGAAAACTACAGCTTCGACGACATCGCTACATTTGGCCAGCAGGCAGAAAAATTGGGCTACGGTGCGATATGGGTTCCCGAAGCGGTGGGCCGGGACCCCTTCGTGACACTGTCGGCGCTCGCACTGGCTACCGAAGAAATCCATCTGGCAACCGGTATTGCCAATCTCTACGCCCGCGACGCAATGGCGATGAAGGCGGCGAGAAATTCCATCGATGAATTGAGCGGTGGACGACTGATACTGGGGATAGGTGTCTCTCACGGAGACCTCGTCAGCGGCATACGCCAACACGAGTACGGCAAGCCGCTGACTACCATGCGCAACTATCTCGAGCGCATGGAGGAGGCCCTTTATCTCGGGCCTCAACCTGCCAAGCAGGGCTATCTGGTACTGGCGGCTCTGCGGGAAAAAATGCTCGGTCTCGCAGGCTCCAAAGCCGACGGCGCTCACCCCTATTTTGTCACACCCGACCATACGGCGCGGGCGCGAGAAATTCTCGGGCCGGAAAACTTTCTGGCTCCGGAACAAAAAGTACTGCTGGAAACCGACCCGCAAAAAGCCAGGGCAGTCTCCCGCAAAGCGATGTCCATGTATCTTGCCCTGCCCAACTATCGCAACAACCTGCTGACGCTTGGTTTCACCGAAGCCGACTTCGAAGACGGCGGCAGTGACCGACTGGTGGACGCCATCGTGGCCTGGGGTGACGAGGCCGCTATCACCCAGCGGCTTGAAGAGCACTGGAACAATGGCGCCGACCATGTCTGCATTCAGCCCCTGCGTCCGGACGGTGAATTAGGCTTCGATCCGGCGGCCATCGAGGCCTTCGCGCCGGCGACCAATACCGCAATGGCGGGCTGA
- a CDS encoding acyl-CoA dehydrogenase: MPAPLMNDRDLEFLLYELFDAEALTERTQFADHNRETFDATLNTAKTVAEKVLLPFRMKADNQEPTFDGEKVHMIPDIKTGVEAIIQSGLASPTASYETGGMQLPAIVANAASSYLVAAGGVATGYTALTTANANLVEAHGSAEQIEKWVLPMREGRFAGTMAMTEPGAGSGLADLTTSATKDEDGSYRVSGNKIYISGGDHELTENIVHLVLARVKGAPKGVKGISLFIVPKFLVNDDGSLGARNEVALAGLFHKMGGRAQTSTALNFGEQDGAIGYLVGEENKGLSYMFHMMNEARIMVGSSAATIGVAGYQYSLDYAKDRPQGRLLSEKDPHSSPVNIIEHPDIRRMLLTQKAYSEGALALCMYGSRLVDDEKTAATEEERQAAHTLLDFLTPIIKSWPSEYGPKANYYAIQVLGGAGYINEHPVEMFYRDNRLNPIHEGTTGIQSLDLLGRKVTMNGFAGYTACLNEMQKTIDEAKQSQALAGYAEQLADTIATLKHTTETVLTATQSQNIDAVFSNSVKYLDLFGHVVIAWLWLKQAIVADAALAAQPHEADEHFYRGKLQAMQYFFRIELPETKHWADIVANVDTTSYDMQVGWF; the protein is encoded by the coding sequence ATGCCTGCTCCCCTGATGAACGACCGCGACCTTGAATTCTTGCTGTACGAATTATTCGATGCAGAGGCCCTGACCGAGCGCACGCAGTTTGCAGATCACAACCGCGAAACCTTCGACGCCACTTTGAACACCGCCAAGACAGTCGCGGAAAAAGTGTTGCTGCCGTTTCGTATGAAGGCGGACAACCAGGAGCCCACTTTCGATGGCGAGAAGGTTCACATGATTCCCGACATCAAGACCGGGGTCGAGGCGATTATCCAGTCCGGACTGGCGTCCCCCACTGCCAGTTATGAGACCGGCGGCATGCAGCTGCCCGCTATCGTGGCCAATGCCGCCAGTTCCTACCTGGTGGCTGCCGGTGGCGTGGCTACTGGCTATACCGCACTGACGACGGCGAATGCCAATCTCGTGGAAGCCCACGGCAGCGCCGAACAGATCGAGAAATGGGTCTTACCCATGCGAGAAGGCCGCTTCGCAGGCACTATGGCGATGACCGAACCCGGCGCGGGTTCAGGCCTGGCCGACCTGACCACCTCGGCAACGAAAGACGAAGATGGCAGCTATCGCGTCTCCGGCAACAAAATTTACATCTCCGGCGGCGATCACGAGTTGACTGAAAATATCGTTCATCTCGTACTGGCCAGAGTGAAAGGTGCACCGAAGGGTGTGAAAGGCATTTCGCTGTTCATAGTGCCCAAGTTCCTGGTTAACGATGATGGATCCCTGGGCGCTCGCAACGAAGTCGCTCTGGCCGGACTGTTCCACAAAATGGGCGGTCGCGCACAAACCTCCACTGCACTCAACTTCGGCGAACAGGACGGGGCTATTGGCTACCTGGTTGGCGAGGAAAACAAGGGGCTGTCGTATATGTTCCACATGATGAATGAAGCACGCATCATGGTGGGATCCTCTGCCGCCACCATTGGTGTCGCCGGATATCAGTACTCACTGGATTATGCCAAGGACCGCCCCCAGGGGCGGCTGTTGTCTGAAAAAGACCCTCACTCCAGCCCGGTCAACATTATTGAACACCCGGACATTCGTCGCATGCTGCTCACCCAGAAGGCCTACAGCGAGGGCGCATTGGCCTTATGTATGTATGGCAGCAGGCTGGTCGACGATGAGAAGACCGCGGCAACCGAAGAAGAGCGGCAGGCGGCACACACGCTGCTCGACTTCCTGACCCCGATTATCAAGTCGTGGCCGTCCGAGTATGGCCCTAAAGCCAATTACTACGCTATCCAGGTGCTGGGCGGAGCGGGCTATATCAACGAACACCCGGTGGAAATGTTCTACCGAGACAATCGCCTGAATCCCATCCACGAGGGCACTACGGGCATCCAGTCGCTGGACCTCCTCGGCCGCAAAGTGACCATGAACGGCTTTGCCGGTTACACCGCCTGCCTTAACGAAATGCAGAAGACCATCGACGAAGCGAAACAATCTCAGGCACTTGCCGGCTACGCTGAGCAACTGGCCGATACCATCGCGACCCTCAAACACACCACTGAAACCGTGCTGACGGCAACCCAGTCACAGAACATCGATGCCGTGTTCTCCAACTCAGTGAAGTATCTGGATCTGTTCGGCCATGTCGTTATCGCCTGGCTATGGCTGAAGCAGGCGATTGTTGCTGATGCAGCGCTCGCCGCTCAACCGCACGAAGCAGATGAGCATTTCTATCGAGGCAAACTGCAGGCGATGCAATACTTCTTCCGCATCGAACTGCCCGAGACCAAACACTGGGCAGACATCGTAGCCAACGTAGACACCACGAGTTACGACATGCAAGTGGGGTGGTTCTGA
- a CDS encoding helix-turn-helix domain-containing protein has protein sequence MTNEHTFGPLLRFWRGVFNLNQETLASQLDSSPRHISRLENGRSLPSKSLVMSIARELGLGERDTNHLLMSAGFTPLVEKVDFYAPEMRWLRKAMTLSLRALDPYPATLVDGAGNILMVNRGWIGFYRNEIPPEILAAVTNHFDFLLNHQSGMMSGWEDTLSVIMMSLQQAALMRGNPESQQMLDRLIASPNVPPDWRQRGARLEPMASYRVQINVNGSPQPFFSVSQTVGAMGPNAYVSEPALTLNTLYPEDESLDLSSLLDQDLEHPLLFY, from the coding sequence ATGACCAATGAACATACGTTTGGGCCGTTGCTCAGGTTTTGGCGTGGTGTTTTCAACTTAAACCAGGAAACGCTGGCCTCGCAGCTCGATTCTTCCCCCCGCCATATTAGCCGGCTGGAGAATGGTCGATCGCTGCCGAGCAAATCCCTTGTAATGAGCATCGCTCGCGAGTTGGGCTTGGGGGAACGCGATACCAATCATCTACTCATGTCGGCTGGTTTCACACCGCTGGTCGAAAAAGTGGATTTCTATGCGCCGGAGATGCGCTGGCTGCGCAAGGCGATGACCCTCTCGCTGCGGGCGCTTGATCCGTATCCTGCCACGCTCGTTGATGGCGCCGGGAACATCCTGATGGTCAACCGGGGCTGGATTGGCTTTTACCGCAATGAGATCCCGCCGGAAATACTGGCTGCGGTGACGAATCACTTCGACTTCCTGCTGAATCACCAGAGTGGAATGATGAGTGGCTGGGAAGACACGCTCTCGGTCATCATGATGTCATTGCAGCAGGCGGCGCTCATGCGAGGCAACCCGGAGAGCCAGCAGATGCTGGACCGCTTGATAGCCTCGCCCAATGTGCCGCCAGATTGGCGTCAACGCGGTGCCAGGCTTGAACCGATGGCGAGTTACAGGGTGCAGATTAACGTGAACGGTTCACCCCAGCCATTTTTCAGCGTTAGCCAGACTGTGGGTGCCATGGGCCCCAACGCCTATGTCTCAGAGCCGGCCTTAACGCTGAACACCTTGTATCCGGAAGACGAGTCCCTTGATTTATCGTCTTTGCTGGATCAGGACCTGGAGCATCCACTGCTGTTTTACTGA
- a CDS encoding acyl-CoA thioesterase, whose product MRKTIDLPDQFIFATEYEVLYSDVNSANHLGADRFLPIAMEAQLRFIKHLGYADATAFEDAGLIMAHSEVEYISEAKYGDSLEVKLAARNFGRRSFEFIYQINNLSLEREMARIATTLLFFDYAAGKVIEVPDTFLQRIRKNNVQTI is encoded by the coding sequence ATGCGCAAAACCATAGATCTTCCCGATCAGTTCATCTTCGCCACCGAATACGAGGTCCTCTATTCCGATGTCAATTCTGCCAATCACCTGGGTGCAGACCGCTTCTTGCCCATCGCCATGGAAGCCCAGCTGCGCTTTATAAAACACCTCGGGTATGCCGACGCCACGGCATTCGAAGACGCCGGGCTGATCATGGCTCACTCCGAGGTCGAGTATATCTCCGAGGCCAAATATGGAGATTCACTAGAGGTTAAACTCGCGGCGAGAAATTTCGGCAGAAGAAGCTTCGAGTTTATTTACCAGATCAACAATCTGTCGCTAGAGCGCGAGATGGCACGTATCGCCACCACGCTGCTATTTTTCGACTATGCAGCAGGGAAAGTCATCGAAGTGCCGGATACTTTTCTGCAGCGCATCAGAAAGAATAACGTTCAGACCATCTGA
- a CDS encoding SDR family NAD(P)-dependent oxidoreductase, protein MPRVNLQGSSSIVTGGASGIGEACARQLAEAGSKVVIADLNEEKGSQVASEIGGVFVKCDVTKTEDADAAVAAATELGPLRACVNSAGLGAPGRTINRDNEPLDLDKFSFVIKVNLIGTFNVLSRAAAAMAQTEAMDEDGSRGAIVNLASCAAFDGQIGQASYSASKGGVVGMTLPIARDLSVSGIRVNTVAPGLIDTPIYGEGEHAEAFKAHLGQSVLFPKRLGHGEELAFAVMECITNPYMNAEVIRMDGGIRMPPK, encoded by the coding sequence ATGCCACGCGTAAATCTGCAGGGTAGTTCATCCATTGTCACCGGCGGTGCCTCGGGCATCGGCGAGGCCTGCGCACGTCAACTCGCTGAGGCCGGCTCGAAGGTTGTCATCGCCGATCTCAACGAAGAGAAAGGTAGCCAGGTTGCCAGCGAGATCGGCGGTGTGTTCGTCAAGTGCGACGTGACCAAGACCGAAGACGCTGATGCAGCTGTCGCCGCGGCCACAGAATTGGGCCCGCTACGTGCCTGTGTAAACTCGGCAGGCCTTGGTGCCCCGGGCCGTACCATCAATCGCGATAACGAGCCGCTCGATCTGGATAAGTTCAGCTTCGTAATCAAGGTAAACCTGATTGGTACCTTTAATGTTTTGAGCCGTGCCGCCGCAGCGATGGCCCAAACCGAGGCGATGGACGAAGATGGCAGCCGTGGCGCTATCGTTAATCTGGCGTCCTGTGCAGCCTTTGACGGGCAGATTGGCCAGGCTTCTTACTCCGCCTCCAAAGGCGGTGTTGTCGGCATGACCTTGCCCATTGCCCGCGATCTCAGTGTCTCGGGAATTCGGGTGAATACAGTCGCCCCTGGCCTGATAGATACACCAATCTACGGCGAAGGCGAGCACGCCGAGGCATTCAAGGCCCACCTCGGTCAATCAGTGCTTTTCCCGAAACGTCTGGGACACGGCGAAGAACTCGCTTTTGCCGTCATGGAGTGTATAACCAATCCCTACATGAATGCTGAAGTGATTCGCATGGACGGCGGTATCCGCATGCCTCCAAAATAG
- a CDS encoding DUF3604 domain-containing protein, giving the protein MKAIRILLCSVISLLLAGPVLAQESRQLLFGDTHLHTSYSMDAYLNGNNTADPDTAYRYARGLPVIHPYHRARVRIQTPLDFLVVSDHAEMMGVLRAIHTDSAELEDMGWWGNTKRWFALKGMIWAVESGDGGAVLNSFLPGKIDLAGKDPVEHASITRGVASPFGDTAAMETTAWHAVIDAAEAHNEPGVFTAITGWEWSSIPGGANLHRIVFTPDDADIARQFLPYGSDVSEYPQDLWQWLEDTQAATGARFIAMPHNSNVSKGFMYDRKTLTQEPITREYAARRLRWEPISEITQIKGDSETHPTLSPNDEFAEYETFAYNLQSEYQAYEAREGDYMRSALKTGLVLESETGVNPYQFGIIGSTDSHSGLASAEEANFWGKFAQDSVPERKLVGDLVGSNGSNGWSMSAAGLAAVWADENTRDGIFDAFQRKEVYATTGTRLKVRMFAGWEFSEEDLQSEAFAERGYAGGVPMGGVLTGSDGAAPRFIIRAEKDPVGANLDRIQVVKGWLDAGGETHEQVYNVVWAGERVLGADGRLTAVGNTVDLSTGAYSNTIGAPALSAYWQDPDFDPGLSAFYYVRVLEIPTPRHSLLDSIALKAEHWDERDATIQERAYTSAVWIDPR; this is encoded by the coding sequence ATGAAAGCAATTCGAATCCTGCTGTGTAGTGTGATCTCCCTCCTGTTGGCTGGGCCTGTGCTGGCGCAGGAAAGTCGCCAGTTACTGTTTGGCGACACCCACTTGCATACGTCCTATTCCATGGACGCCTACCTCAATGGCAACAACACCGCCGACCCGGATACGGCGTACCGATACGCCCGGGGCCTGCCGGTTATTCACCCGTATCATCGCGCAAGGGTGCGCATTCAAACCCCGTTGGACTTCCTGGTCGTCTCCGACCACGCAGAGATGATGGGAGTCCTGCGGGCGATTCATACCGATAGCGCCGAGCTTGAGGACATGGGGTGGTGGGGTAACACCAAGCGCTGGTTCGCGTTGAAAGGCATGATTTGGGCAGTCGAAAGTGGCGACGGTGGTGCCGTACTGAATTCCTTCCTGCCTGGCAAGATTGATCTCGCTGGCAAAGACCCGGTGGAACACGCGTCCATTACCCGCGGCGTGGCCAGCCCGTTCGGCGACACTGCGGCGATGGAGACCACGGCCTGGCACGCGGTGATTGATGCGGCCGAGGCACACAATGAGCCGGGTGTCTTCACGGCTATCACCGGTTGGGAGTGGAGTTCCATTCCCGGGGGTGCCAACTTGCACCGCATTGTGTTTACGCCAGACGACGCCGACATAGCGCGTCAGTTTTTGCCCTATGGTTCGGACGTGAGTGAATATCCACAGGATCTGTGGCAATGGCTTGAGGATACCCAGGCGGCCACCGGCGCGCGTTTTATTGCGATGCCGCACAATTCCAATGTGTCCAAGGGATTTATGTACGATCGTAAAACCCTGACCCAGGAGCCGATTACTCGGGAGTATGCCGCGCGACGGTTGCGCTGGGAGCCTATCTCCGAAATCACCCAGATCAAGGGTGACTCTGAAACTCACCCGACACTCTCGCCAAATGACGAGTTTGCGGAGTACGAAACCTTTGCCTACAACCTGCAGAGCGAATACCAGGCCTACGAGGCGCGGGAAGGTGACTACATGCGCTCCGCCTTGAAGACGGGGTTGGTATTGGAGAGTGAGACAGGGGTTAATCCATACCAGTTCGGCATTATCGGCTCTACCGATTCGCACTCCGGCCTCGCGTCCGCCGAAGAGGCCAATTTCTGGGGCAAGTTTGCCCAGGACTCTGTCCCTGAGCGAAAGCTTGTAGGCGACCTTGTCGGCAGTAACGGCAGCAATGGCTGGAGTATGTCTGCCGCAGGCCTTGCAGCGGTGTGGGCCGACGAGAACACGCGTGACGGTATCTTTGATGCATTCCAGCGCAAAGAGGTTTACGCCACCACAGGTACGCGCCTCAAGGTACGTATGTTTGCCGGCTGGGAATTTTCCGAAGAGGACCTGCAGTCCGAGGCATTCGCTGAGCGAGGCTATGCCGGCGGCGTTCCCATGGGCGGTGTGCTCACAGGCTCCGATGGCGCCGCCCCGCGTTTCATTATCAGGGCTGAGAAAGATCCTGTGGGGGCCAACCTGGACCGCATTCAGGTGGTGAAGGGTTGGCTGGATGCGGGGGGCGAGACCCATGAGCAGGTTTACAATGTAGTCTGGGCGGGTGAACGCGTATTGGGAGCTGACGGCCGGCTGACGGCTGTGGGCAATACTGTGGACCTGAGCACCGGCGCCTATTCCAACACGATTGGCGCGCCGGCGCTTTCTGCCTATTGGCAAGACCCGGACTTTGACCCAGGCCTGAGCGCTTTTTACTACGTCCGCGTCCTTGAGATTCCAACGCCCAGGCACTCCTTGCTTGATAGCATCGCTTTGAAGGCCGAGCACTGGGACGAGCGCGACGCTACCATTCAGGAGCGGGCCTACACCTCTGCTGTGTGGATTGATCCACGTTAG
- the purU gene encoding formyltetrahydrofolate deformylase has translation MTKASDSSRSYVLSFQCPDQIGVVARSTGLFYDVGAFITEVSNYSDPVSDTFHMRCVFDDRQMTVSLAEFRERFQVVADDFGMDYHLRASDELPRLLLAVSKYDHCLNVLLNKWKAGALPAQIVGVVSNHPDCQSMTEWYGLPYYHLPITPETKPEQEAQILAVMEALDVDLLVLARYMQILSNDLCNSLAGRAINIHHSFLPGFKGARPYHQAYERGVKVIGATAHYVTSDLDEGPIIVQEVRAIDHEVSIEHMVHLGHDIEATALSHAVRLHCEERVQLNGQRTVIL, from the coding sequence ATGACCAAGGCCTCCGATTCTTCACGTTCCTATGTGCTGTCATTTCAGTGCCCCGACCAGATCGGGGTGGTGGCGCGCTCCACCGGTTTGTTCTATGACGTTGGTGCCTTCATTACCGAGGTGTCGAATTACTCTGATCCGGTCAGCGACACATTCCATATGCGCTGTGTTTTCGATGACCGCCAGATGACTGTGTCACTGGCTGAATTTCGTGAGCGGTTCCAGGTCGTAGCTGATGACTTCGGTATGGACTACCACCTGCGAGCGAGTGATGAATTACCCCGTTTGCTACTCGCGGTCTCCAAGTACGATCACTGCCTGAACGTGCTCCTCAACAAATGGAAAGCCGGTGCGCTTCCCGCCCAGATAGTGGGTGTGGTGAGTAATCATCCGGATTGCCAGTCGATGACCGAATGGTACGGTTTGCCTTATTACCATCTGCCAATCACTCCCGAAACCAAGCCGGAGCAGGAGGCGCAGATATTGGCAGTGATGGAAGCGCTCGATGTGGACCTGCTGGTGCTCGCCCGTTACATGCAGATCCTGTCGAATGATCTATGTAATAGCCTCGCTGGGCGGGCGATCAATATACATCACTCTTTCTTGCCGGGTTTTAAAGGCGCCAGGCCCTACCATCAGGCTTATGAGCGTGGGGTGAAGGTGATTGGCGCTACCGCGCACTATGTGACGTCAGACCTGGACGAGGGCCCCATTATTGTTCAGGAAGTGCGAGCAATCGATCACGAGGTATCGATCGAGCATATGGTGCACCTGGGGCACGATATTGAAGCGACAGCCCTGTCTCATGCGGTGCGTCTACACTGTGAGGAACGGGTGCAGCTGAACGGACAGCGCACTGTGATTCTCTAG
- a CDS encoding MBL fold metallo-hydrolase RNA specificity domain-containing protein: MATITFLGAAQEVTGSCHLLESPAVGRVLLDCGMHQGGDAVERIQDEEFVFDPATIDAVLLSHAHLDHSGMLPRLYHEGFRGDVICNGATAELLHVMLHDSVGLYLRDLERTNLRNARRGRPAIEPVYNQDDVNGVLGLCRGYRFGERNSLGQGGTVVFHDAGHILGSSIIEVLINEGDEPRTLVFSGDLGKKDSVLMNAPAKLQHADVVLMESTYGDREHRGEQDSLLQLRDILQQTWKRGGSVMIPAFAVGRTQDILFHLGCLAQQGELDPWEVFLDSPMAIDVTKIYDRWLDLLDGDEVRHLSDAQKTSLETFVPTLNLAVSTEESMAINRIKGGAIIIAGSGMCTGGRIRHHFKQRIWDDRNTIIFTGFQAQGTLGRILVEGVNRIKLFGEEYVVKARIETLGGLSAHAGQSGLIEWIGGFEPAPRTVLVHGEVRSQEALRLKLADKLQLQAEIPRRGESITF; this comes from the coding sequence ATGGCAACGATCACTTTTCTCGGTGCGGCTCAAGAGGTGACCGGATCCTGCCATTTGCTGGAGTCACCCGCTGTGGGACGTGTATTGCTCGACTGCGGAATGCACCAGGGCGGGGATGCAGTGGAGCGTATCCAGGATGAGGAGTTCGTGTTTGATCCCGCGACGATTGATGCAGTTTTACTATCGCATGCTCATCTGGATCACAGCGGCATGCTGCCCCGGCTGTACCACGAGGGTTTTCGTGGAGATGTAATTTGCAACGGGGCAACGGCTGAGTTGCTGCACGTGATGCTGCATGATTCAGTGGGCCTGTATCTGCGAGACCTCGAGCGCACGAACCTGCGCAATGCACGCCGCGGGCGTCCCGCCATTGAGCCCGTGTACAACCAGGATGATGTCAATGGCGTTCTGGGCTTGTGTCGCGGTTATCGTTTTGGTGAGCGCAATTCACTGGGGCAGGGCGGCACGGTAGTGTTTCACGATGCTGGTCACATCCTCGGCTCCTCGATCATCGAAGTGCTGATCAATGAGGGGGACGAACCCCGTACTCTGGTGTTCTCGGGAGATCTTGGCAAGAAAGACTCTGTGCTGATGAACGCGCCAGCAAAATTGCAGCACGCCGATGTGGTGTTGATGGAAAGTACATACGGTGATCGTGAACACCGTGGCGAGCAGGATTCATTGCTGCAGTTACGCGATATTCTTCAGCAAACCTGGAAGCGCGGTGGCAGTGTGATGATCCCTGCCTTCGCTGTGGGCCGTACCCAGGACATTCTGTTTCACCTGGGCTGCCTGGCGCAGCAGGGCGAGCTCGATCCCTGGGAAGTGTTCCTCGACAGTCCTATGGCGATAGATGTCACCAAAATCTATGATCGCTGGCTGGATCTGCTCGACGGCGATGAAGTCCGTCATCTTAGTGACGCGCAAAAAACTTCCCTCGAGACATTCGTGCCCACGCTCAATCTCGCCGTGAGTACGGAGGAATCGATGGCGATCAATCGCATCAAGGGCGGTGCAATAATTATAGCCGGCAGTGGTATGTGCACCGGCGGTCGTATCCGTCACCACTTTAAGCAGCGCATCTGGGATGACCGAAATACCATTATATTTACAGGGTTTCAGGCGCAGGGCACGCTCGGCCGTATCCTTGTGGAAGGTGTCAATCGCATCAAACTGTTTGGTGAGGAATATGTCGTCAAGGCGAGAATCGAAACCCTGGGTGGTCTCTCCGCACACGCGGGGCAGAGTGGCCTAATCGAGTGGATCGGCGGCTTTGAACCGGCGCCGAGAACGGTTCTGGTACATGGTGAGGTTCGCTCGCAGGAGGCACTGCGGTTAAAGTTGGCAGACAAGCTTCAACTGCAGGCGGAAATCCCGCGCAGGGGGGAAAGCATTACTTTCTGA
- a CDS encoding SDR family oxidoreductase — translation MLENKRLVITGAAGSLGKAAASVARNHGAEVIGLDIVESAEIPGGSYHQVDLLNRDATREVISSLGSFDAVLNIAGGFAMGMEAAEASDEQWDWMFRINVETLRNTVMAAVPVLKQQRGAIVNVGALGALSGQAGMSAYGCAKSSVMRLTESLSEELKADGINVNAVLPSIIDTPPNREGMPDADFSSWVTPEKLAEVMCFLASDAASAVHGALLPVKGLA, via the coding sequence ATGCTTGAGAACAAACGCTTGGTGATCACTGGCGCTGCGGGATCTCTGGGCAAGGCGGCCGCATCAGTCGCCCGCAATCACGGAGCCGAAGTGATTGGGCTGGACATCGTTGAATCGGCCGAGATCCCGGGTGGCAGCTACCACCAGGTTGACCTGCTCAACCGAGATGCTACCCGCGAAGTCATTTCCAGCCTCGGTAGTTTCGACGCCGTACTCAATATTGCCGGTGGCTTCGCCATGGGCATGGAGGCTGCCGAAGCCAGTGACGAGCAATGGGACTGGATGTTCCGCATTAACGTGGAAACCCTGCGCAATACGGTGATGGCGGCAGTGCCTGTGCTGAAGCAGCAAAGAGGCGCCATCGTGAATGTGGGTGCGCTGGGAGCCTTGTCCGGTCAAGCAGGCATGAGTGCCTACGGCTGCGCAAAGTCCTCGGTCATGCGCCTTACCGAGAGCCTCTCGGAAGAATTGAAAGCTGACGGTATCAACGTCAATGCGGTACTCCCAAGCATCATCGATACGCCGCCGAATCGGGAAGGCATGCCGGATGCTGATTTCAGCTCCTGGGTAACACCGGAAAAACTGGCCGAAGTCATGTGTTTCCTCGCCTCGGACGCGGCGAGTGCAGTGCATGGAGCCCTGCTTCCAGTAAAGGGCCTGGCGTGA